From a single Streptomyces sp. NBC_01264 genomic region:
- the folP gene encoding dihydropteroate synthase, translating into MNTNSGPAPRGLVTGLPDWDRCAVMGVVNVTPDSFSDGGRWFDTTAAVKRGLDLVAQGADLVDVGGESTRPGASRVDEEEELRRVVPVVRGLASEGVVVSVDTMRASVAARAVAAGATLVNDVSGGLADPDMIPAVAAAEVPFVVMHWRGFSDGMNSLAVYEDVLAEVTAELRTRIDAVVTGGIAPERLLVDPGLGFAKNAEHDLALVAHLAELRDLGFPLLVAASRKRFLGRVLAGADHASPPPARERDAATAAVSALAASQGAWAVRVHEVRASADAVRVARAVEGALRTTRSSEEGAR; encoded by the coding sequence ATGAACACGAACAGCGGCCCCGCCCCCAGGGGCCTGGTGACAGGCCTCCCCGACTGGGACCGCTGCGCGGTCATGGGGGTCGTCAACGTCACCCCCGACTCCTTCTCCGACGGCGGCCGCTGGTTCGACACCACCGCCGCCGTCAAGCGCGGCCTCGACCTCGTCGCCCAGGGCGCCGACCTCGTGGACGTCGGCGGCGAGTCCACCCGCCCCGGCGCCTCCCGCGTCGACGAGGAGGAGGAGCTTCGCCGGGTCGTCCCCGTCGTCCGCGGCCTCGCCTCCGAAGGGGTCGTCGTCTCCGTCGACACCATGCGCGCCTCCGTCGCCGCCCGGGCCGTCGCCGCCGGCGCCACCCTGGTCAACGACGTCAGCGGCGGCCTCGCCGACCCGGACATGATCCCGGCCGTCGCCGCCGCCGAGGTGCCCTTCGTCGTCATGCACTGGCGCGGCTTCAGCGACGGCATGAACAGCCTCGCCGTCTACGAGGACGTCCTCGCCGAGGTCACCGCGGAACTGCGCACCCGCATCGACGCCGTCGTCACCGGCGGCATCGCCCCCGAACGGCTCCTGGTCGACCCGGGCCTGGGCTTCGCCAAGAACGCCGAGCACGACCTCGCCCTGGTCGCCCACCTCGCCGAACTGCGCGACCTCGGCTTCCCGCTGCTGGTCGCCGCCTCGCGGAAGCGTTTCCTCGGCCGGGTGCTGGCCGGCGCCGACCACGCCTCCCCGCCGCCCGCCCGCGAACGCGACGCCGCCACCGCCGCCGTCTCCGCCCTCGCCGCCTCCCAGGGGGCCTGGGCCGTACGGGTCCACGAGGTACGGGCGAGCGCCGACGCGGTTCGGGTGGCCCGCGCCGTGGAAGGGGCACTGCGTACGACCCGGAGCAGCGAGGAAGGGGCACGGTGA
- a CDS encoding nuclear transport factor 2 family protein, with protein sequence MSRTDIESVEEVNTAFYEAMERGDFDSLSALWLEDEISCVHPGWPVLSGRGEVLRSYALIMSHTEYIQFFLTDTKVTVIGDTALVTCTENILSGGPAEDGGELGPLVGQLVVATNVFRRTPEGWRLWSHHGSPVLTDSDEDDEEESS encoded by the coding sequence GTGAGCCGTACCGACATCGAATCCGTCGAAGAGGTCAACACGGCCTTCTACGAGGCCATGGAGCGGGGGGACTTCGACTCGCTGTCGGCGCTCTGGCTCGAGGACGAGATCTCCTGCGTGCACCCGGGCTGGCCGGTGCTGTCGGGACGCGGCGAAGTGCTGCGCTCCTACGCGCTGATCATGTCGCACACCGAGTACATCCAGTTCTTCCTCACCGACACCAAGGTCACCGTCATAGGCGACACCGCCCTGGTGACCTGCACCGAGAACATCCTCAGCGGCGGACCCGCCGAGGACGGCGGGGAACTGGGCCCGCTGGTGGGCCAGCTCGTCGTCGCCACGAATGTGTTCCGACGCACACCGGAGGGCTGGCGGCTCTGGTCGCACCACGGATCTCCCGTCCTCACGGACTCCGACGAGGACGACGAGGAGGAGTCCTCCTAG